A single window of Streptomyces cathayae DNA harbors:
- a CDS encoding radical SAM protein, translating into MPPYTPLPLIGNDLVINEDSCNLSCTYCLTGQSNLKEGHSLQLIFDPPKRDDYSPTTELGKRINTVADQINDRFNLPLLKVTGGEIFLVRGIMDFLEEQSRHYEVLVLQTNGVLVTEEHLERMRSWGNVVLQISLDSHLYQGNSYRVQSESLHGKVLRSITRALDSGLPVEIYGVLNDRSVAELTEFAGWLNEFEHPPTFFPFPVRGPDSDHFKIRPEQISHIEELAARYDEFSGILPPYPYFDRLLSFYREGKRTFRCHLPRLVVSSFSDGVITPCPNIWFSDMGNMLGDKAGQVLDKLGSSGLYRALLAPKPRLSACHGCFTPWDTLSMYFEDEITLDELCAAPTYAPPRIRGMIENAKADYLAGAGA; encoded by the coding sequence GTGCCCCCCTACACTCCGTTGCCGCTGATCGGCAACGACCTCGTGATCAACGAGGACTCGTGCAACCTGAGTTGCACCTACTGCCTCACGGGACAGAGCAACCTCAAAGAGGGCCACTCGCTCCAGCTCATCTTCGACCCGCCCAAACGTGACGACTATTCACCGACCACGGAGCTGGGCAAGCGCATCAACACGGTGGCCGACCAGATCAACGACCGCTTCAACCTGCCGCTGTTGAAGGTGACCGGCGGTGAGATCTTCCTGGTCCGCGGCATCATGGACTTCCTGGAGGAGCAGTCCCGGCACTACGAGGTGCTGGTTCTGCAGACCAACGGCGTCCTGGTCACCGAGGAGCATCTGGAGCGGATGCGCTCCTGGGGCAACGTGGTGCTCCAGATCTCGCTGGACAGCCACCTCTACCAGGGCAACAGCTACCGCGTGCAGTCCGAGTCGCTGCACGGAAAGGTGCTGCGCTCGATCACCCGGGCGCTCGACTCCGGTCTCCCGGTGGAGATCTACGGCGTGCTCAACGACCGCAGCGTGGCCGAGCTGACCGAGTTCGCGGGCTGGCTCAACGAGTTCGAGCACCCGCCGACGTTCTTCCCGTTCCCCGTGCGAGGCCCGGACTCCGACCATTTCAAGATCCGGCCCGAGCAGATCAGCCACATCGAGGAACTGGCCGCGCGTTACGACGAGTTCAGCGGCATCCTGCCGCCGTACCCGTACTTCGACCGGCTGCTGAGCTTCTACCGCGAGGGCAAGCGGACCTTCCGCTGTCATCTGCCCCGGCTGGTCGTCTCCAGCTTCAGCGACGGCGTCATCACCCCCTGCCCCAACATCTGGTTCTCCGACATGGGCAACATGCTGGGCGACAAGGCCGGGCAGGTCCTGGACAAGCTCGGCAGCAGCGGGCTCTACCGGGCGCTGCTCGCCCCGAAGCCGAGGCTGAGCGCCTGCCACGGCTGCTTCACGCCCTGGGACACGCTCTCGATGTACTTCGAGGACGAGATCACCCTGGACGAGCTGTGCGCCGCGCCCACCTACGCCCCGCCGCGCATCCGCGGCATGATCGAGAACGCCAAGGCCGACTACCTGGCGGGCGCCGGTGCCTGA
- a CDS encoding AMP-binding protein, with translation MPEVTASPGTLLDAVRRFDPGHPVLEGLTCGELTSRAQAVAEAVRAHEAVGEAVVLRMPNGPDWVVAFLGLLAGGSLPLPVAPDTPGPEVRRLLELAGGGRVLAYPERPGEKIELTGSPGVRVDGGPGVLLPTSGSTGSPKLVRRDEASWLSEARRYRDGVGVTEEDTVVLPVPLSHAYALGWLCGGLLSGAALRPVPPTALGQTARELAEGATVITLVPATARLLATRQQVRARRARPGSPAPAPRLRIAMVGAGPVDASLDTLFTEAYGIGVARNYGSTELGAVFSGPAGLPPLCVGAPLPGVEHRLVDPATQEPAPQGPGALQIRTDGVPDWHDMGDLAVPDGGSLRILGREGTAVRRGGRWVAPLEIEAVFRAHDAVREVRVTGRPRVHQGEDGIAAEVVVAPGGPDETELRAHAARHLAPYKVPDTIVLRSALPRTASGKTAAAARYRLTPRAIEAARAYKTSELLFALHELGALTALAEGTALAPLSAELGCDPRALEVLLDTAASLGLLSTAAESESAAARVPLAELTAFVRLEERLSRDLVTREALAAVARSGQARRPFERRPEDADHAELVAVYQGAMNGPSALARTALGLRLLRPRPGARLVEVTAGPGRYLDRLLARDPAAGGHLWQTGRLSGPAAGRVAEAVAAGRVSTGPGLPVGRADFCVISNAVHDPASGALLSAVLAALKPGGLLLVDDVFLPSGRPDAEDTGPASGAELALDWLTHGGTAWTSVEALTTGLAEAGADVVRHLPFDHSPCHLVIAKEAD, from the coding sequence GTGCCTGAGGTCACCGCATCCCCCGGCACGCTCCTCGACGCCGTCCGCCGCTTCGACCCCGGGCACCCGGTGCTGGAGGGGCTGACGTGCGGCGAGCTGACGTCGAGGGCGCAGGCGGTCGCCGAGGCCGTGCGGGCCCACGAGGCCGTCGGCGAGGCGGTGGTCCTGCGGATGCCGAACGGGCCCGACTGGGTCGTCGCCTTCCTCGGGCTGCTCGCGGGCGGCTCCCTGCCGCTCCCCGTGGCGCCGGACACCCCCGGCCCCGAGGTGCGGCGGCTGCTCGAACTCGCGGGCGGCGGAAGGGTGCTGGCCTACCCGGAGCGGCCCGGCGAGAAGATCGAGCTCACCGGTTCGCCCGGGGTGCGCGTCGACGGCGGGCCGGGGGTGCTGCTGCCCACCTCCGGCTCGACCGGCTCACCCAAGCTCGTACGGCGCGACGAGGCGAGCTGGCTGTCGGAGGCCCGGCGCTACCGCGACGGAGTCGGCGTCACCGAAGAGGACACCGTCGTCCTGCCGGTGCCCCTCTCCCACGCGTACGCGCTCGGCTGGCTGTGCGGCGGGCTGCTGTCGGGCGCGGCCCTGCGCCCCGTGCCGCCCACGGCCCTCGGGCAGACGGCGCGGGAGCTGGCCGAGGGCGCCACCGTCATCACGCTGGTGCCCGCCACGGCCCGGCTCCTGGCCACTCGGCAGCAGGTGCGCGCCCGGCGCGCCCGCCCCGGCTCCCCCGCGCCGGCTCCGCGCCTGCGGATCGCCATGGTCGGCGCCGGCCCCGTCGACGCCTCGCTCGACACACTGTTCACCGAGGCCTACGGGATCGGTGTGGCCCGCAACTACGGCTCCACCGAACTGGGCGCGGTCTTCAGCGGCCCCGCGGGCCTTCCTCCGCTGTGTGTGGGCGCGCCCCTGCCCGGTGTCGAGCACCGGCTGGTGGACCCCGCCACGCAGGAGCCCGCGCCGCAGGGCCCCGGGGCACTCCAGATCCGTACCGATGGGGTGCCCGACTGGCACGACATGGGCGACCTCGCGGTGCCCGACGGGGGCTCGTTGCGGATTCTCGGCCGCGAGGGCACCGCCGTGCGCCGGGGCGGACGCTGGGTCGCCCCCCTGGAGATCGAGGCGGTCTTCCGCGCCCACGACGCCGTGCGCGAGGTGCGGGTCACCGGCAGGCCCCGGGTCCACCAGGGCGAGGACGGGATCGCGGCCGAGGTGGTGGTCGCCCCGGGAGGCCCCGACGAGACGGAGCTGCGCGCCCACGCGGCCCGCCATCTCGCGCCGTACAAGGTCCCGGACACCATCGTGCTGCGCAGCGCCCTGCCGAGGACCGCGAGCGGGAAGACGGCGGCCGCGGCCCGGTACCGGCTCACGCCCCGCGCGATCGAGGCGGCCCGCGCCTACAAGACGTCCGAACTGCTCTTCGCCCTGCACGAACTGGGCGCCCTCACCGCCCTGGCCGAGGGCACCGCCCTGGCCCCGCTCAGCGCGGAACTCGGCTGCGACCCGCGGGCCCTGGAGGTCCTGCTGGACACGGCGGCCTCGCTGGGCCTGCTGTCCACCGCCGCGGAGTCCGAGAGCGCCGCCGCCCGTGTCCCGCTCGCCGAGCTGACCGCCTTCGTGCGCCTGGAGGAGCGGCTGTCCCGCGACCTGGTGACCCGGGAGGCGCTCGCCGCCGTCGCGCGCTCCGGGCAGGCCCGGCGGCCGTTCGAGCGCCGGCCCGAGGACGCGGACCACGCGGAGCTGGTCGCGGTGTACCAGGGGGCCATGAACGGCCCCTCGGCCCTGGCCCGTACCGCCCTCGGTCTGCGTCTGCTGCGTCCGCGCCCCGGCGCCCGGCTGGTCGAGGTGACCGCGGGGCCGGGCCGCTATCTCGACCGGCTGCTGGCGAGGGACCCTGCGGCGGGCGGCCACCTGTGGCAGACCGGCCGCCTCAGCGGTCCGGCGGCCGGCCGGGTGGCCGAGGCCGTCGCCGCCGGCCGGGTGAGCACCGGCCCCGGCCTGCCGGTGGGCCGGGCCGACTTCTGCGTGATCTCCAACGCCGTGCACGACCCCGCGTCGGGCGCGCTGCTGTCCGCCGTGCTGGCCGCCCTGAAACCGGGTGGCCTGCTGCTGGTGGACGACGTGTTCCTGCCGTCCGGCAGGCCGGACGCCGAGGACACCGGGCCCGCGAGCGGCGCCGAGCTGGCGCTGGACTGGCTCACCCACGGCGGCACCGCCTGGACCAGCGTCGAGGCTCTGACCACCGGACTGGCCGAGGCGGGCGCCGACGTCGTGCGCCATCTGCCGTTCGATCACTCTCCCTGCCATCTCGTCATCGCGAAGGAGGCCGACTGA
- a CDS encoding SDR family NAD(P)-dependent oxidoreductase has product MGELSARIAENMGQRGRVVVVSGASGDIGSVCARQLAELGATVVAGYHQREERTQKLAVEVEAAGGTLVPVQADLSAPGGPAQLVRAAVERFGRVDGLVAAAGLRTRRLAMATDAAALDRLLQVNLAGTINLAKACLRPMMRAKYGRIVLFGSRAGTSGLPGHAAYAATKGALQPWAASLAGEVGGHGITVNVIAPGAIRAEVMDFSPEERDLVMKFIGAGRLGEPEEVAAAVSFLLSPSASYVSGNTLVVDGGARF; this is encoded by the coding sequence ATGGGCGAACTCTCCGCCCGCATCGCGGAAAACATGGGTCAGCGTGGCCGGGTCGTCGTGGTCTCCGGGGCTTCCGGGGACATCGGCAGCGTGTGCGCCCGCCAACTGGCCGAGCTGGGCGCCACGGTGGTGGCGGGCTACCACCAGCGCGAGGAGAGGACACAGAAGCTCGCCGTCGAGGTCGAGGCGGCCGGCGGGACCCTCGTGCCCGTACAGGCGGACCTGTCGGCACCGGGCGGCCCCGCCCAGCTGGTGCGCGCGGCCGTCGAGCGCTTCGGCCGCGTCGACGGCCTGGTCGCCGCGGCCGGGCTGCGCACCCGGCGGCTGGCGATGGCCACCGACGCGGCGGCGCTGGACCGGCTCCTCCAGGTGAACCTCGCGGGGACCATCAACCTCGCCAAGGCGTGCCTGCGCCCGATGATGCGCGCCAAGTACGGCCGTATCGTGCTCTTCGGCTCCCGGGCGGGCACCAGCGGCCTGCCGGGCCACGCCGCCTACGCGGCCACCAAGGGCGCCCTGCAGCCCTGGGCGGCCTCCCTCGCCGGCGAGGTGGGCGGGCACGGCATCACCGTCAACGTCATCGCGCCGGGCGCGATCCGGGCGGAGGTCATGGACTTCTCCCCCGAAGAGCGCGACCTGGTCATGAAGTTCATCGGCGCGGGCCGGCTGGGCGAGCCCGAGGAGGTCGCGGCCGCGGTCTCCTTCCTGCTCTCCCCCTCGGCCTCGTACGTCAGCGGCAACACCCTCGTGGTGGACGGCGGTGCGCGCTTTTGA
- a CDS encoding Gfo/Idh/MocA family protein: protein MSPDASGAPPLRIAILGAGWVSRTVWRPLLEAHPAFEVAAVVDTDQAAARKVAAGGREVPALSRTAELADLELDAAVIALPNHLHVPAACELLDRGVPVFVEKPVCRTLAEARTLAAAALEGGAVHAWSAARHRGDVRALAGLLPRLGEVRALGLNWTRASGVPQRDGWFVDRGLAGGGSLLDLGWHLLDVGLDLLGWPQVTRALGTLSLDWMGRAEATSDWRAQADDAGPGAVRAALVEDTARGFLLTDTGVAVSLESRWASHHALDSTTFTVEGTEGVAVLRCTFGFSPHRVDRSSLTLLRHGEETGVPLPEEPVGVEYERQVAELAARLTGTRAEGTPTRADSLAEITSLASCVDRLYQAARGPGPAVPAPSLETTRPRLRSL from the coding sequence TTGAGCCCCGACGCGTCCGGTGCGCCGCCACTGCGCATCGCGATCCTGGGCGCCGGCTGGGTGTCGCGCACCGTGTGGCGGCCACTGCTGGAGGCGCACCCCGCCTTCGAGGTGGCCGCGGTCGTGGACACCGATCAGGCGGCGGCCCGGAAGGTGGCGGCCGGGGGCCGGGAGGTCCCGGCCCTGTCCCGGACGGCGGAGCTGGCGGACCTGGAGCTGGACGCCGCGGTGATCGCGCTGCCCAACCACCTGCACGTGCCCGCCGCCTGCGAACTGCTGGACCGGGGCGTGCCGGTGTTCGTCGAGAAGCCGGTGTGCCGCACACTCGCCGAGGCACGGACCCTGGCCGCCGCCGCCCTGGAGGGCGGGGCGGTCCACGCCTGGAGCGCGGCCCGGCACCGGGGTGACGTCCGGGCGCTGGCCGGGCTGCTGCCCCGGCTCGGCGAGGTCCGGGCGCTCGGCCTGAACTGGACGCGGGCCTCCGGGGTGCCCCAGCGCGACGGCTGGTTCGTCGACCGCGGCCTGGCCGGCGGCGGCTCCCTGCTCGACCTGGGCTGGCATCTGCTGGACGTGGGTCTCGACCTGCTGGGCTGGCCGCAGGTGACGCGGGCGCTGGGCACCCTGTCGCTCGACTGGATGGGCCGTGCCGAGGCGACCTCCGACTGGCGCGCCCAGGCCGATGACGCCGGGCCCGGCGCGGTGCGCGCCGCACTCGTGGAGGACACCGCGCGCGGCTTCCTGCTCACCGATACGGGGGTCGCCGTCTCCCTGGAGTCGCGCTGGGCCTCGCACCACGCCCTGGACAGCACCACGTTCACCGTCGAGGGGACCGAGGGCGTCGCGGTGCTGCGCTGCACCTTCGGCTTCAGTCCGCACCGGGTGGACCGCTCCTCGCTGACCCTGCTGCGCCACGGCGAGGAGACCGGGGTGCCGCTGCCCGAGGAGCCCGTCGGCGTCGAGTACGAACGTCAGGTCGCCGAACTGGCGGCGCGGCTCACCGGCACCCGTGCCGAGGGGACCCCGACCCGGGCGGACTCGCTGGCCGAGATCACCTCGCTGGCCTCCTGCGTCGACCGCCTGTACCAGGCCGCCCGCGGCCCCGGGCCCGCCGTGCCCGCCCCCTCCCTGGAAACCACCCGCCCTCGGCTCCGGAGTCTCTGA
- a CDS encoding LLM class flavin-dependent oxidoreductase, whose protein sequence is MESAYFTHVWGRENVTVRERYEQLWQELEAADRLGFDYAFSVEHHCTPHESWMPSPAVFCTGAALRTERIRVGPMGWVPPLRHPLHVVEEVATLDQLLGGRLEVGLASGVSEQPFLPFRADFAGRKVLNRECADLLRTALTAEGPFDFDGPAHQLKNVELSFGARQRPHPPLWIPTTDRNTLRYLARTGGHTSSTMIVPRAAMGLVYRHYIDWWREEGQPGLPRIGYWSLVHVAETDAEAEARAAEQVTDTFVNTLRYGSVKRSGTPAAPASRLSTPDILAGSGDFRFLMDQNLVFVGSPRTVAERIRAAASEGLFNTVLGEFAFGDIAGAESIASMELFSREVMPLLAEFTPYQPEQTDESHVAVSRTTGIRVP, encoded by the coding sequence ATGGAATCCGCGTACTTCACCCATGTCTGGGGACGGGAGAACGTCACCGTCCGCGAGCGCTACGAGCAGTTGTGGCAGGAGCTCGAGGCCGCCGACCGGCTGGGCTTCGACTACGCCTTCTCCGTGGAGCACCACTGCACCCCGCACGAGAGCTGGATGCCCTCGCCCGCGGTGTTCTGTACCGGTGCGGCCCTGCGCACGGAGCGCATCCGGGTCGGCCCGATGGGCTGGGTGCCGCCGCTGCGGCACCCGCTGCACGTGGTCGAGGAGGTCGCCACCCTGGACCAGCTCCTCGGCGGGCGGCTGGAGGTGGGGCTGGCCTCGGGCGTCAGCGAGCAGCCCTTCCTTCCCTTCAGGGCGGACTTCGCGGGCCGGAAGGTGCTGAACCGGGAGTGCGCGGACCTGCTGCGCACCGCCCTGACCGCCGAGGGCCCCTTCGACTTCGACGGTCCCGCCCACCAGCTCAAGAACGTGGAACTGTCGTTCGGGGCCCGTCAGCGGCCGCATCCGCCGCTGTGGATCCCCACGACGGACCGCAACACCCTGCGCTACCTCGCCCGCACCGGGGGGCACACCTCCTCGACGATGATCGTGCCGCGCGCGGCCATGGGCCTCGTGTACCGCCACTACATCGACTGGTGGCGCGAGGAGGGACAGCCCGGCCTGCCCCGCATCGGCTACTGGAGCCTGGTGCACGTGGCCGAGACGGACGCGGAGGCGGAGGCACGCGCGGCCGAGCAGGTGACCGACACCTTCGTGAACACCCTGCGCTACGGCTCGGTGAAGAGGTCGGGCACACCGGCGGCCCCCGCGAGCCGGCTGAGCACGCCCGACATCCTGGCCGGCAGCGGCGACTTCCGGTTCCTGATGGACCAGAACCTGGTGTTCGTCGGCTCCCCGCGCACCGTCGCCGAGCGCATCAGGGCGGCCGCGTCCGAGGGCCTCTTCAACACCGTCCTCGGCGAGTTCGCCTTCGGCGACATCGCGGGCGCGGAGTCCATCGCCTCGATGGAGCTGTTCTCCCGCGAAGTGATGCCCCTGCTGGCCGAGTTCACCCCCTACCAGCCCGAGCAGACGGACGAGTCCCACGTCGCCGTCTCCCGAACGACAGGAATACGCGTTCCATGA
- a CDS encoding transglutaminase domain-containing protein, whose protein sequence is MVTSVGGATREAPTPAPLDDLVRRLRQVPDRHRRFAVTAAGVRRLYRIRPELLGELIGAGLPYIGEGADRLYDGYDLGNAALHLGLVSVQSRSMRSWAKALQSAAAHDPRYRIEVVSSCPVPGHPGPCPYSVLLPDGTRLVEGPAADARLAAFEVSPFSGWPALPGAVRELLREVDGIGFFLLPEAVRWDPEFMWRTRMADCGGAAAWLVAEGARRGLAVRFSFGLLVARPYSTPHCWAEFLVDGVWVPVDPLLVRALNQWGGLDAGAFPPDGRPGALFHRLTDRFTKVVSHGGIWAHTSLPTEPAG, encoded by the coding sequence ATGGTGACGTCCGTCGGTGGCGCGACCCGTGAGGCCCCCACCCCGGCCCCACTCGACGACCTCGTGCGGCGGCTGCGCCAAGTGCCGGACCGGCACCGCCGGTTCGCGGTCACCGCGGCCGGGGTGCGCCGTCTGTACCGCATTCGCCCCGAGCTGCTCGGCGAACTGATCGGCGCGGGGTTGCCGTACATCGGCGAGGGCGCCGACCGGCTGTACGACGGGTACGACCTCGGCAACGCGGCCCTGCACCTGGGACTCGTCTCGGTGCAGAGCCGCTCCATGCGGTCCTGGGCCAAGGCGCTGCAGTCGGCGGCCGCGCACGACCCGCGCTACCGCATCGAGGTCGTCTCCTCCTGCCCGGTGCCCGGGCACCCGGGGCCGTGCCCGTACTCGGTGCTGCTGCCGGACGGCACCCGGCTCGTCGAGGGGCCCGCGGCCGATGCCCGCCTGGCCGCGTTCGAGGTGTCCCCCTTCTCCGGCTGGCCCGCTTTGCCCGGGGCGGTACGCGAACTGCTGCGCGAGGTGGACGGGATCGGGTTCTTCCTGCTGCCCGAAGCGGTGCGCTGGGACCCCGAGTTCATGTGGCGCACCCGGATGGCGGACTGCGGGGGCGCTGCCGCGTGGCTGGTCGCGGAGGGCGCGCGCAGAGGGCTGGCGGTCCGGTTCTCCTTCGGGCTGCTGGTGGCCAGGCCGTACTCCACACCGCACTGCTGGGCCGAGTTCCTGGTCGACGGGGTGTGGGTGCCGGTCGATCCCCTGCTGGTGCGGGCGCTGAACCAGTGGGGCGGGCTGGACGCGGGCGCCTTCCCGCCCGACGGCCGGCCCGGGGCGCTCTTCCACCGGCTGACGGACCGCTTCACCAAAGTCGTCAGCCACGGCGGGATCTGGGCCCACACGTCCCTGCCCACCGAGCCCGCAGGCTGA
- a CDS encoding MmcQ/YjbR family DNA-binding protein, with the protein MTPQELAHHALELPGTTDDEAFGPGATVFKVEGKVFAILQDPTEEQPAQVTLKCEPNLALHLRDEYPAVGPGYHVNKRHWNTVVLDSTVPAPAVREMVDHSWDRVVSGMRKADRERLTLQRG; encoded by the coding sequence ATGACCCCGCAAGAACTGGCGCACCACGCACTGGAGTTGCCCGGTACCACGGACGACGAGGCCTTCGGGCCCGGCGCCACGGTGTTCAAGGTCGAGGGCAAGGTCTTCGCGATTCTCCAGGACCCGACGGAGGAGCAGCCGGCGCAGGTCACTCTCAAGTGTGAGCCGAACCTGGCCCTGCATCTGCGGGACGAGTACCCCGCGGTGGGCCCCGGTTACCACGTCAACAAGCGCCACTGGAACACGGTCGTCCTCGACTCCACCGTTCCCGCGCCCGCTGTGCGGGAGATGGTGGACCACTCCTGGGACCGCGTGGTCTCGGGAATGCGGAAGGCCGACCGCGAGCGGCTGACACTCCAGCGCGGCTGA